The Corallococcus caeni genome includes a region encoding these proteins:
- a CDS encoding DUF4388 domain-containing protein: protein MAIHGDLFSYPLPEFLQWLDSSRKTGTLQLSWEAGERKLFLLSGQVGATASEGLRGRVARLLSLPKLATGTRVLAAFDELARTPDVDAAFDAHGVQARWVRDLGREELFAAMTDLTIAGQGTFHWTEDADRTGEDWVPSDMSIRELLFESLRWVDEQGDVDKALPIDALSVKALSPPSPSQPLMHRIILALTTTPQNLGRLRLSMGVSRSSVTRRVHELLRAKLVEVDGAPQVEADPVAEMLEKGAVLMREGQYDAAGIVCASLLASDPADRRVREFARLVQREHVAALYADLPPLVVPRLIQSPQTMVMLKPEERQIAGLISGTWDVSTLVLASPARELETLKTLAKLHRMGLLELAYPR from the coding sequence ATGGCCATCCACGGCGACCTCTTCAGCTACCCGCTCCCCGAGTTCCTTCAATGGCTGGACAGCTCCCGCAAGACGGGGACGTTGCAGCTGTCGTGGGAAGCAGGCGAGCGCAAGTTGTTCCTCCTGTCCGGCCAGGTGGGCGCCACCGCGAGCGAAGGGCTGCGCGGCCGGGTGGCCCGCCTGCTGTCGCTGCCGAAGCTGGCCACGGGCACGCGCGTGCTGGCTGCCTTCGACGAGCTGGCGCGCACGCCGGACGTGGACGCGGCCTTCGACGCGCACGGCGTGCAGGCGAGATGGGTGAGGGATTTGGGCCGCGAGGAGCTGTTCGCGGCGATGACGGACCTGACCATCGCGGGGCAGGGCACGTTCCACTGGACGGAGGACGCGGACCGCACCGGTGAGGACTGGGTGCCGTCCGACATGAGCATCCGCGAGCTGCTCTTCGAATCCCTGCGCTGGGTGGACGAGCAGGGGGACGTGGACAAGGCGCTGCCCATCGACGCGCTGAGCGTGAAGGCGCTCTCTCCGCCCAGCCCCAGCCAGCCCCTGATGCACCGGATCATCCTGGCGCTGACGACGACGCCGCAGAACCTGGGGCGGCTGCGGCTGTCCATGGGCGTGTCGCGCTCGTCGGTGACGCGCCGGGTGCACGAGCTCTTGCGCGCGAAGCTGGTGGAGGTGGACGGCGCGCCGCAGGTGGAAGCGGATCCGGTGGCGGAGATGCTGGAGAAGGGCGCGGTGCTGATGCGCGAGGGCCAGTACGACGCGGCCGGCATCGTGTGCGCGTCCCTGCTGGCCAGCGACCCCGCGGACCGGCGCGTGCGCGAGTTCGCGCGCCTGGTGCAGCGCGAGCACGTGGCCGCGCTCTACGCGGACCTGCCGCCGCTGGTGGTGCCGCGGCTCATCCAATCCCCGCAGACGATGGTGATGCTCAAGCCGGAGGAGCGGCAGATCGCCGGGCTCATCAGCGGGACGTGGGACGTGTCCACGCTGGTGCTGGCCAGCCCCGCGCGCGAGCTGGAGACGCTCAAGACGCTGGCGAAGCTGCACCGCATGGGGCTGCTGGAGCTCGCGTATCCGCGCTGA
- a CDS encoding ADP-ribosylation factor-like protein gives MSSVNLMAREVAAKIVFYGPGLSGKTTTLRKVYETVRPAHRGEMMSIATEGDRTLFFDFLPVKVERVGDCSVRLALYTVPGQVFYNATRKLVLQGADGVVFVADSQAEAMDANRESLANLEENLLENGIRLDRFPLVMQWNKRDLDSVLSVEELRRELNPRGVPDFESAATSGRGVMDTLKTITRLVIKDLRAKRIVPPPRPAPPPPGSAPAGLEAQLAQHLHHRQPPAATPPASTGSTAAAISATPVPRTLTAPAPPRVEPAAVPVVSANTGSKVLGPTSALAPGDLFDHARAAEAAFIAGDYTTCVTACTDAVRRAMAFAGEGSLAQQAFLLHVDGSDLLRLQGLSTLPQLRVDDAAFALYVLMQVFVRLNAVGLPTAG, from the coding sequence GTGAGCAGCGTGAACCTGATGGCCCGCGAAGTGGCCGCGAAGATCGTCTTCTACGGCCCCGGCCTGTCGGGGAAGACGACGACCCTGCGAAAGGTCTACGAGACCGTTCGCCCGGCCCACCGCGGCGAGATGATGTCCATCGCCACCGAGGGCGACCGGACGCTCTTCTTCGACTTCCTGCCCGTGAAGGTGGAGCGCGTGGGCGACTGCTCCGTGCGCCTGGCCCTCTACACCGTGCCCGGACAGGTCTTCTACAACGCCACCCGCAAGCTGGTGCTCCAGGGCGCGGACGGCGTCGTGTTCGTGGCGGACTCGCAGGCGGAGGCCATGGACGCCAACCGCGAGTCCCTGGCCAACCTGGAGGAGAACCTCCTGGAGAACGGCATCCGGTTGGACCGCTTTCCGCTGGTGATGCAGTGGAACAAGCGGGACCTGGACAGCGTCCTCTCCGTGGAGGAGCTGCGCCGGGAGCTCAACCCGCGCGGCGTCCCCGACTTCGAGTCGGCCGCCACCAGTGGCCGCGGCGTGATGGACACGCTCAAGACCATCACCCGGCTGGTCATCAAGGACCTGCGCGCCAAGCGCATCGTGCCGCCGCCCCGCCCCGCGCCGCCCCCGCCCGGCAGCGCCCCCGCGGGCCTGGAGGCGCAGCTCGCGCAGCACCTGCACCACCGCCAGCCTCCGGCCGCGACGCCGCCCGCCTCCACGGGCTCCACCGCCGCCGCCATCTCCGCCACGCCCGTGCCCCGCACGCTGACGGCACCGGCCCCGCCCCGCGTGGAGCCCGCCGCCGTGCCCGTCGTCTCCGCGAACACGGGCAGCAAGGTGCTGGGGCCCACGAGCGCGCTGGCGCCCGGGGACCTCTTCGACCACGCCCGGGCCGCGGAGGCCGCCTTCATCGCCGGGGACTACACCACCTGCGTCACCGCCTGCACCGACGCCGTCCGGCGCGCCATGGCGTTCGCGGGTGAGGGCTCCCTGGCGCAGCAGGCCTTCCTGCTCCACGTGGACGGCTCGGACCTGCTGCGGCTGCAGGGCCTGTCCACGCTGCCGCAGCTGCGCGTGGACGACGCGGCCTTCGCGCTCTACGTCCTGATGCAGGTCTTCGTGCGGCTCAACGCCGTGGGACTTCCGACCGCCGGGTGA